The following DNA comes from Mycobacterium sp. MS1601.
TGGCCGGGGCAGATGACCTTGCCGTGCAGCAGTGTGCCCTTGAACAGCGAACGATCCTGGTGCACACACAGATCGGCGAAGGCGTAGACCTTGCCTTCGGCGGCGAAGAGCGCGATCGCGGTGCCGTCGACCTCGACGCGCAACTTGCGTCGTCGGCCCAGTTCCTTGGTGGTAGCTACTTCGACCCACTCAGCCATGTTTTTCCAATCCGATTTGGGCGTGATTCCGACCGCTGAGCGGTCGGAATCACGCCGAAATCCCTAAACGGAAGCCAGCTCGGCGGCGACGTAGGTGTCGTAGAGACCCTTGGTGTAGGAGAACCGCATCTCCGCGCCCCAGCGCACCATCTGCAGGCAACGCTGCTGCAGCTGCGGGGTGTCGGCATGGTCGAGCACGATCTGGTAGCCGCGCTCACCGTGCACCACATCGGAAGTGATGTGCAGGTCGAAGAACTCGATCTCGTCCTCGGTGAACTTGTACACCTCACGCAGCGGCACAATCTGCTTCATGTAGATGCTGGGCACCTGCGACTCCAGCCCCACCACCAGAGCAGCGGTGGCGACGACGAAGTGCTCACGCTGCGACACCGCGTAGCACCACGACTGCAGTCCGCGGGTGATGGCGTTCATGTTGTTCGGGTCCTCGATGCGTTCCTTGGTGGTGCCGCACGCTTCGCCGAACTTGATCAGCAGATCGGTGTGCCGGATGTCGGCCAGCTCCTCCTCGTACATGTTCTGCAGCGTGAAATCCTTGGCGCCCGTGTAGTAGTCAGGGGTGTTGGCATAGATGTTGGCCAGGTAGTCGGCGAACGGGCCGACGTAGTGGTAGTGGTTCTCGGCCCAGCGGGCGAAGTGGTGCCGCTCGAGCTTGCCGTCGGCCCAGGCTTTGGAGAACGACGCGTTCTTGGCCTCACGGCCCTTGATGGCGTTCTCGAGCTCGGCGCGGAACTCGTCGCGTCCCAGCAGTGCGGTCATGGATGGGGTCCTTCCTGACAATGAATGATGACGAAATGGGCTGCAGTGGTGGATATTCCGCGACAGTGCGGATACGTCACCGACGTTAGTGAGGTCAGCCGACCGCTGACCAGGTACACAATGACCAGCCAGAGCGCACATCGGCGGTCATGGTGCACACCGTCAGCGAGCGACCGAAGCCGTCAGCGCCTCGAACTCCGCGAGAATGGCCGCGCCGACGGCCTTGTCCTGCTCACCGTTGCCGCCGCTGATGCCCACGCCTCCGACGATCTGACCGTCGAAGACCAGTGGGAATCCGCCGACGAAGATGGCGAACTTGCCGGGCAGCATGTGGCTGATGCCGAACGCCTCGTTGCCGGGCAGTGCCGGACCGTTGGGCGGTTCGTTGAACAGGTGCGTGGCACGCTCGTGGCCGGCGGCGGTGAACGCCTTGGCGATCGCGATGTCGACGCCGGTCAGCCGTGCCCCCGGAAGGCGGTGCAGCGCAAGCACATTGCCACCGTCGTCGACGACACACAAGGTTTGCTTGACGCCGATCTCCTCGGCCTTCGCACGCCCGGCCGCCAGCAGCGGAAGAGCGTCGTCGAGGGTGATCCGGTGGATTTGGTGCATGCGCCTGCCTCGCTTTGATTCGGGGATTGTGCGATCGGTGTGAGAAAAGTTCTACCAACGCACTCCCCTGGGCGGCAGGGCCAAGTTGTCCGGTCGCAACGAGCAAACCAGGTTAAAGTGCACATAGGTCGTGTGCTGAGTTCAGGTGTACCGATTGACACCACACCCAGCCAGGAGGCGACGATTCCGATGACAGCGCAGGTGAGAACAGTGCAGGCAACCAGCGACGACCACCGGCTGACCGTCGCCGGCTTGCTCGACGAGTCACTGATGGCGGGCGCCCAGGTGCTCGCGGGTGCCGACCGGCTGCACGCCGAGTTGCAGTGGGTGCTGCCGCTCAGTGAGGTGCTCTCACGCCACGACCCACTCGACGGGGTGGCTGTCTACAGCCGTCCCGAGGCGCTGTTCGGCAAGCACGGCACGCTGACGGCACTGGCCGCCCGTGGCGCCACCACACTGCTGGTGGACGGCAGCCTGCCTGCGGAGTTCCTGGCGACGGGCCTGCCGCCGAGTCTGGTGGTGATCGAACTGGGTTTCCCCGTCGGGTTCGCCGCCCTCAACCGCCTGCTCGCCGAACGCGCACTGAACCAGGAAGTGCACGTCATGCGCTATTCGACGCACGTGCACGCGTCACTGGCAGGGTTGTTTCACCGCGGCGCCGGCCTGGCGATGCTGATCCGGGAGGTCTCGAACCTGGCCCGCAACCCCGCGATGGCACTCGACGCGCGCGGCAACGTCGTCGCGCACCACGGGCTCGGCGACGACGTGGTGGACGCCCTGAGCGCCTCCATCGTCACCATGCTGTCCACCGAGCTGCCTGCGTCACGACGCCCCATCGGGCACGACACCCGCGTGGAACGTATTGCGGGGCCGAACAACAGCGCCTGGACGGTGATCGCCAGTGCCATCCGGCTCGGCAAGGCGTTCGAAGGTTGGGTGCTGGTTCTGGTGCCCGGCGTCGAGCCAGGCGCGCACGACACCGCCCGTCACATCGTCGTCACCGAGCAGGCCACGGCGATCATCGGCTCGGAGATGCTGCGGCAGCACAGCGTCGACGAGGCCGAGGAGCGGGCCCGAGGCGACTTCGTCCAGGCGCTGGTGCACGGCAGCTTCTCCAGCGACCACGACATGCGGGCCCGCGCCGAGTACCACGAGATCGACATCGACAGCCGCTTCGGCGTATTCGTCGCACCCGGGGTACTGCCCCACGGTGTGGACAACCCCGCGGCCAGCATGGTGCGGCTGGCCCGCTACGCCGCAGGGGTTGCACCCGACCCGCTAGTGCAGTCGTATGTGACCGTCATCGGTGACGTTCTGGTGGTGGTCCGCTCGTTGCGCGGCGCCGACAACGCCGCCATGCGGGCCGAGATGACCGACTACGCCGAGGCGATGACCGCGGAGCTCCAGAAACGCAGGGGCACACCGGTAGCCGTGGCCTATGGCCGGCCGGCGCTCGGGGCGGGCGACGTCTCGGACAGCTACCGCGAGGCGCGGGTGGCACTCGGCATCACGCGGCGGCTGGGCCGCACCGGCGCCACGTCGTATCAGCAGCTGCGCAGCTTCACCGTGCTGGCCGACATCGCCGACACCGAGCACAGCCGCGCCCTGCTGGCCGAGATCGTCGGGCCGTTGCGCGCCACACCGGACCTGTTGGAGACCCTCACCCGGTATCTGGAGCACGGTGGCAACGTCAACGCGACCGCACGTGCGCTCGACGTCCATCGCAACACCATGCTGGCCAAACTCGACCGGGTGTCGCGGATCATCGGCCTCGACATCCGGGCGCCGGAGAACCAGTTCACGGTGTGGCTCGCGATCCGACTCGACATGCTCACCGAGGTGCGCGCAGCCGTCGACCGCGAGGCCAGCTTCCGCTGAGCTACATCTTCTGGAGCCCGGCCCTGTGCCCCCACCCCGGCTCCTCCGTCGCCGCCTCGGCGACCGAGCTCACACGGGCACGGGGTCGGGTCCGAAGAAGGATCCGACGAAACCCAACGCCACCACCACGGCCCCCGCCAGGAACACCAGCGGAAAACCGGAGACGCCCAAGGCAATTGCCACCCAGGCAGCGCCCATGCCCGCTCCGCTGAAACGGATCAGGTTGTACAGCCCCAGCCCGGTGCCCTGCGCCCCCGCCGGTGAGCGGGTGGCGCCGGTGGCTGCGGGTGTCTGGACAAATGCGATACCGACACCGGCGAGCACCAGGATCGCGATCATCAGACCGAGTGAAGCCTGCCCCCGCACAGCCACTCCCAGCCCGATCTGCCCGGCGGCCAACAGCACCAACCCGCTGCGCAGTACCCGGCGCGGGCCGATCCGGTCCATATAGCGTCCCACCAGCGGCCCCAGCAACACCATGGTGGCCGGGACCACCAGCAGCACCAACCCGGCGACGGACGCCGACCGGCCCGCATTCGTCAGGTACAGCGGCACCGACAGCAGAATCGCCCCGAGGCTGAACATCATCGCGAACGCGGCCAGCGAGCTGCGCACGAAACGTGCCTCCACCACCAACCGCACGTCGACGAACGGATGCTCCACCCGCAGGCAGTGCCACCAGAACAGGGCCAGCACCAGCACGGCCGCAGCCATCAGAGCCCAGGCCAACAGAGCACCGGACGGCTGGGGCACCAGCGCGATGCCGAGGATCAGCAGCCCGGAACCGAGGGTCAACGCCGCCGCCCCCAGCAGGTCGAAGCGCATCCGGATGCCCGGGTAGACGGGGACGTGGCGCAGCGTGCCGATCAGTCCGGCCAGCGCCACGGGAACCAGTGGGACGAACACCCAGCGCCAGCCCCAGGCGTCGGCCAGGAAGCCGCCCATCGACGGACCGACTGCCTGCCCGATGCCGTTCACCGATGCCCACAGCCCGACGGCGCGGCCTCGGCGCTCGCCGGTGAACATCCACTGCAGCAACCCCATCACCGCGGGCCCCAGCGCCGCGGCGGCCATCCCGCCCAGACACCGCCACAGAATCAGCACGTCCAGTGACGGCGCGGTCGCGGCACCCACGGCGCACACCGCGGTGCCGATCAGGGACATGCAGTAGATCCGTCGGCGGCCGAAGCGATCACCGATCCAACCCACCAGCGGCATGATGGCGGTGAAGGTGAGCAGAAACCCGACCACCACGAACACCCCACTGCTCAGTGGCGCGTCGAAATCCGCGAGCATGGCCGGCAGCGGCACGTTGACGATGTTGTTGCTGATCGTGCCGAGCAGGGTGCCTGCCAGTAGTGCGGCCAGCCCCAGCGGGGTGCCGTCACCGGTGGTACCCGCAGATTCGGGTCGGGTGTGGGTGTCAGTCATGTCCTGACAACTGTCTCATCCACTACCCGGTGGCGGCGTCCTCCGCCGTGGATAACCTGCACATCAAAAACTTGGTTCCCAGGTGAACACAACCAGTGGCCTGTGTTGCCCACAGCAGCGACGACGTGCCGGAACAGCATGACATTTGGCATGTTTACCTGCATGAAACGCACTGACACACCGCCGTCAAGCTACGCGCATATTGCACATCGTGAAGATCACGAAGATGTGCACTGTGTTCGTTGACCCCTGCGGTCATCGCGCCGAGCATTCCTGAAATCAAACTGCACAGCCCACGAGCAGTTGTAACGAAAGACCTCGCCGATGGACATACACCTGAACGCCGCGCACTGGATATACCTGGCCGGCATCATCGTCATCCTGGCCACGATGGCGCTGCGCAAGAACATCGTCGTCCCGGCGGTGGTCGCCACACTGCTTACCGCGTGGGTGTTCTCCGGCAGCATCGTCACCGGGCTGTCGTCGATCTTCAACGCCAGCCTGGTCGCCGCTCAGGAACTGTTCAACATCTTCCTGATCATCGCTCTGGTCACCGCGATGCTGGGCGCGCTGCGTGAAATGGGCGCCGACAAGCTGATGGTGACGCCGTTTCGGCCGGTAATGCGGGCGGGCACCAGCAGCTTCATCGTGCTGGCGATCGTCACCTACGTCATCTCACTGTTCTTCTGGCCGACGCCGGCGGTACCGCTGGTGGGAGCGGTACTGATCCCGGTGGCGATCCGTGCCGGCCTCAGCCCGCTGTCGGTGGGCATGGTCATCGCGATCGCCGGCCAGGGCATGGCGCTCTCGTCGGACTACATCATCAAGGTGGCGCCGGGCATCTCGGCCAAGGCCGCCGGCGTCGACCCCGACGGTGTCGCGGACAAGGCACTTGCCCTCTCCCTCATCGTCGGTGCGGTGGCGCTGGTCATCACCTACTTCACCCAGCGTCGCACCTGGCGCACGCCGTCGGCGGATCTGCTCACCGAGTGGGAGAACAAGGCCGACAAGCTCGGCGTCACCGACGGCGGCACCGACGTGGGTGGCAACCCCGGCGGCACCCCCAAGCCAGAACCGGCGCCGGCCGGCGACGGCGGCGTCGCCACCGCCACCATGGTCCGCACCGAGCCCGCGCCCGAACCGCCGAAGACGTTCGCCGCCAAGTTCTTTGCCGCCCTGGTACCCACCGCTTACCTGGTGTTCATCGTCTACCTGCTGCTGGGCAAGTTCACCGAACTGGTGCCGCCACTGCAGGGTGGTGACGCCGCGGGCATCGTCGGCGGCATCGCAGCGATGCTGCTGTTCGCCGCCTGTCTGACCAATGACAAGCGCGATTTCCTGGAAAGCTCCTCACGGCACATCATCGACGGCCTGGTGTTCGCATTCAAGGCCATGGGCATCGTGCTGCCCATCGCCGGATTCTTCTTCATCGGCAACGGCGACTTCTCCGCCCGCATTCTGAGCCTCGGTGAGGATGCGACAGGACCGGCATTGCTGTTCGACCTCATCAACGCCGGGCTCTCCCACGTCACACCCAACGCCTTTGTGGTCGGGTTCACCGTCTTGTTCGTCGGCCTCGTCGCGGGCCTGGAAGGTTCGGGGTTCAGTGGGCTGCCGCTGACCGGTTCGTTGTCCGGCGCCCTCGGTCAGGCTGCAGGCATGGACCCCTCGACGCTGGCAGCCATCGGCCAGATGGGCAACATCTGGTCCGGCGGCGGCACGCTGGTCGCGTGGTCCTCACTGGTGGCGGTGGCGGGTTTCGCCCGGGTACCGGTGCTGACGCTGGCCCGCAAGTGCTTCCTGCCTGTGATGTCGGGCCTCATTCTGTCCACCATCTTCGCGATCCTGGTTTTCTGAACGTATGACGCAAGCCAAGCGCGCCCAGACCGCATTAGCCCTGACGATCGCGTTGACCTTCGTCACCGGCATCGTCGATGCGGTCGGGTTCCTGGCTCTGGACCGGGTGTTCACCGGAAACATGACCGGCAACATCGTGATCCTGGGCATGGGTGTCGCCGGCGCGGACGACCTACCGGTGCTGGGCCCGGCGATCGCGCTGGCGGCGTTCACCGCCGCGGCGTGGGTCGCCGGGCTGACGCTGCGCAAACCGCGTGCCGAGAACCCGCCCGGCTGGCATCACCGCGTCACGGTGTTGCTGACGCTGGGC
Coding sequences within:
- a CDS encoding GlcG/HbpS family heme-binding protein, yielding MHQIHRITLDDALPLLAAGRAKAEEIGVKQTLCVVDDGGNVLALHRLPGARLTGVDIAIAKAFTAAGHERATHLFNEPPNGPALPGNEAFGISHMLPGKFAIFVGGFPLVFDGQIVGGVGISGGNGEQDKAVGAAILAEFEALTASVAR
- a CDS encoding MFS transporter; translation: MTDTHTRPESAGTTGDGTPLGLAALLAGTLLGTISNNIVNVPLPAMLADFDAPLSSGVFVVVGFLLTFTAIMPLVGWIGDRFGRRRIYCMSLIGTAVCAVGAATAPSLDVLILWRCLGGMAAAALGPAVMGLLQWMFTGERRGRAVGLWASVNGIGQAVGPSMGGFLADAWGWRWVFVPLVPVALAGLIGTLRHVPVYPGIRMRFDLLGAAALTLGSGLLILGIALVPQPSGALLAWALMAAAVLVLALFWWHCLRVEHPFVDVRLVVEARFVRSSLAAFAMMFSLGAILLSVPLYLTNAGRSASVAGLVLLVVPATMVLLGPLVGRYMDRIGPRRVLRSGLVLLAAGQIGLGVAVRGQASLGLMIAILVLAGVGIAFVQTPAATGATRSPAGAQGTGLGLYNLIRFSGAGMGAAWVAIALGVSGFPLVFLAGAVVVALGFVGSFFGPDPVPV
- a CDS encoding Rieske (2Fe-2S) protein, translated to MAEWVEVATTKELGRRRKLRVEVDGTAIALFAAEGKVYAFADLCVHQDRSLFKGTLLHGKVICPGHQWQFDLQTGYEADQDLCQPTYPVRVDDDGTVYISLTSKSTTLQQEVTA
- a CDS encoding PucR family transcriptional regulator; translated protein: MTAQVRTVQATSDDHRLTVAGLLDESLMAGAQVLAGADRLHAELQWVLPLSEVLSRHDPLDGVAVYSRPEALFGKHGTLTALAARGATTLLVDGSLPAEFLATGLPPSLVVIELGFPVGFAALNRLLAERALNQEVHVMRYSTHVHASLAGLFHRGAGLAMLIREVSNLARNPAMALDARGNVVAHHGLGDDVVDALSASIVTMLSTELPASRRPIGHDTRVERIAGPNNSAWTVIASAIRLGKAFEGWVLVLVPGVEPGAHDTARHIVVTEQATAIIGSEMLRQHSVDEAEERARGDFVQALVHGSFSSDHDMRARAEYHEIDIDSRFGVFVAPGVLPHGVDNPAASMVRLARYAAGVAPDPLVQSYVTVIGDVLVVVRSLRGADNAAMRAEMTDYAEAMTAELQKRRGTPVAVAYGRPALGAGDVSDSYREARVALGITRRLGRTGATSYQQLRSFTVLADIADTEHSRALLAEIVGPLRATPDLLETLTRYLEHGGNVNATARALDVHRNTMLAKLDRVSRIIGLDIRAPENQFTVWLAIRLDMLTEVRAAVDREASFR
- a CDS encoding TenA family transcriptional regulator; the protein is MTALLGRDEFRAELENAIKGREAKNASFSKAWADGKLERHHFARWAENHYHYVGPFADYLANIYANTPDYYTGAKDFTLQNMYEEELADIRHTDLLIKFGEACGTTKERIEDPNNMNAITRGLQSWCYAVSQREHFVVATAALVVGLESQVPSIYMKQIVPLREVYKFTEDEIEFFDLHITSDVVHGERGYQIVLDHADTPQLQQRCLQMVRWGAEMRFSYTKGLYDTYVAAELASV